Proteins encoded by one window of Kribbella flavida DSM 17836:
- a CDS encoding SDR family NAD(P)-dependent oxidoreductase yields the protein MRSLVWISGASAGIGAALARTVPFEQARVIDLSRSGGGSARGEYVHFRADLAEVSEWQRVERHFEDELAGFDGERVVFVHNAGTVAPIGPAAVVDPAQYARSVLLNSAAPQVLGRAFLRATAELDCEKHLVMLSSGAARKPYPGWSAYNAGKAAVEQWVRSVGEEPTGCRVVAVAPGVVDTAMQSEIRKVDEQAFPAVERFRDLHRTGGLITPEQAATGIWSLLDRPLSSGATVDLRDL from the coding sequence GTGCGGTCGCTGGTGTGGATTTCCGGGGCCTCGGCCGGCATCGGCGCGGCGCTCGCGCGGACCGTGCCGTTCGAGCAGGCGCGGGTGATCGACCTGTCGCGCAGCGGTGGCGGGTCCGCCCGTGGCGAGTACGTGCACTTCCGGGCCGACCTGGCCGAGGTGTCCGAGTGGCAGCGGGTCGAGCGGCACTTCGAGGACGAGCTGGCCGGGTTCGACGGCGAGCGGGTGGTGTTCGTGCACAACGCCGGCACCGTGGCCCCGATCGGGCCGGCCGCCGTCGTCGACCCGGCGCAGTACGCTCGCTCGGTGCTGCTGAACTCGGCGGCGCCGCAGGTGCTCGGACGGGCGTTCCTGCGCGCCACGGCGGAGCTCGACTGCGAGAAGCACCTGGTGATGCTGTCGTCGGGTGCGGCGAGGAAGCCGTATCCGGGCTGGTCGGCGTACAACGCGGGCAAGGCGGCGGTGGAGCAGTGGGTCCGCAGCGTCGGCGAGGAGCCGACCGGATGCCGGGTCGTCGCGGTCGCGCCGGGCGTCGTCGACACCGCGATGCAGAGCGAGATCCGGAAGGTGGACGAGCAGGCCTTCCCCGCGGTCGAACGCTTCCGCGACCTGCACCGGACGGGCGGGCTGATCACCCCGGAGCAGGCGGCGACGGGCATCTGGTCCCTGCTCGACCGTCCGTTGTCCAGCGGAGCGACGGTCGACCTGCGTGACCTCTGA
- a CDS encoding EamA family transporter, whose amino-acid sequence MAAPAPTVPANAGARTASTAMIWSALVVVYIVWGSTYLAIRIVVEAEIPPMLGMAARFLAAAALLAGFLALRSGGHRLKVTGRELLGTAVVGLLLLAFGNGAVAVAEQTVPSGLAALLVAAVPLWLMLLRVGGGERPRLLTWIGVLIGFTGAALLSLSSGDTSAKPLSVVILVLGTISWAVGSRFSPRLGLPKDPLVATVYEMAIGGTAMVLLGVLRGEPGRLHLDAIHTDGWIALGYLVVFGSLLAYSAYTYLLANAPISLIGTYAYVNPVVAVLLGWLILSERVTPTILLGGAVVVLGVALVVTAERRPATPAEPEQ is encoded by the coding sequence ATGGCCGCGCCTGCGCCCACCGTGCCGGCGAACGCCGGCGCCCGGACCGCGTCGACCGCGATGATCTGGTCGGCGCTGGTGGTCGTCTACATCGTCTGGGGCTCGACCTACCTCGCCATCCGGATCGTGGTCGAGGCGGAGATCCCGCCGATGCTGGGGATGGCGGCCCGGTTCCTGGCCGCGGCCGCGCTGCTGGCCGGATTTCTCGCCCTCCGCTCCGGCGGGCACCGGCTCAAGGTGACCGGCCGCGAACTGCTCGGCACGGCCGTGGTCGGCCTGCTCCTTCTTGCCTTCGGCAACGGCGCGGTGGCGGTCGCCGAGCAGACCGTGCCGTCCGGCCTGGCCGCGCTGCTGGTCGCGGCCGTTCCGCTCTGGCTGATGCTGCTCCGGGTCGGTGGCGGCGAACGCCCGCGCCTGCTGACCTGGATCGGCGTACTGATCGGCTTCACCGGCGCTGCTCTGCTCTCCCTGTCCAGCGGCGACACCAGCGCGAAACCACTGTCGGTCGTGATCCTGGTGCTCGGCACGATCAGCTGGGCGGTCGGCTCCCGGTTCTCGCCGCGCCTCGGACTGCCGAAGGACCCGCTGGTGGCGACGGTGTACGAGATGGCGATCGGCGGGACGGCGATGGTCCTGCTCGGCGTACTGCGCGGTGAGCCCGGGCGGTTGCACCTGGACGCGATCCACACCGACGGCTGGATCGCGCTCGGCTACCTGGTCGTCTTCGGGTCGCTGCTCGCCTACTCGGCGTACACCTATCTCCTGGCGAACGCGCCGATCTCGCTGATCGGCACCTACGCCTACGTGAACCCGGTGGTTGCGGTCCTGCTCGGCTGGCTGATCCTGAGCGAGCGGGTCACCCCGACGATCCTGCTCGGCGGGGCGGTCGTGGTGCTCGGCGTCGCACTGGTGGTCACCGCCGAGCGCCGCCCGGCGACGCCGGCCGAGCCGGAGCAGTAG
- a CDS encoding PEGA domain-containing protein, whose translation MDEQNPRLWLLSGVVVVVLVVLVGGYLVFRGGAESKLTVQSIPNDLTLTLDGRPIPANGEVKVKAGQHTLTAEREGFQSYTQTVTAKGGDPLTVKMYLYANGPAGRIWVQNNPDQALEAEAEAGRRFDEIQRRLWAKYPVLRELPYVGPGFKATYQASKSEPNNPEAISLKIRVFSADGRTKALQWLQGHGYDPASLDIIWTR comes from the coding sequence ATGGACGAGCAGAATCCGCGGTTGTGGCTGCTCAGCGGCGTCGTGGTCGTCGTCCTGGTGGTCCTCGTCGGCGGCTACCTGGTCTTCCGCGGGGGCGCGGAGTCGAAGCTGACCGTGCAGTCGATCCCCAACGACCTGACCCTGACCCTCGACGGCCGCCCGATCCCCGCGAACGGCGAGGTGAAGGTCAAGGCCGGGCAGCACACGCTGACGGCCGAGCGGGAGGGGTTCCAGAGCTACACCCAGACCGTGACCGCGAAGGGCGGCGACCCGCTGACGGTCAAGATGTACCTGTACGCCAACGGCCCGGCGGGCCGGATCTGGGTGCAGAACAACCCCGACCAGGCCCTCGAGGCCGAGGCCGAGGCGGGCCGCCGGTTCGACGAGATCCAGCGCCGGCTGTGGGCCAAGTATCCCGTCCTGCGCGAGCTGCCGTACGTCGGCCCGGGCTTCAAGGCGACGTACCAGGCGTCCAAGTCGGAACCGAACAATCCCGAGGCGATCTCGCTCAAGATCCGGGTCTTCTCGGCCGACGGCCGGACCAAGGCGCTGCAGTGGCTCCAGGGCCACGGCTACGACCCGGCCTCGCTGGACATCATCTGGACTCGGTAG
- a CDS encoding phage holin family protein: MKNLIIKLLANAVALAVASWVVGGITLEGSTTGRRVLTLLIVAAIFGVVNAVVKPVAKLLSLPFIILTLGLLIFVINALMLLLTSWITGKLDVQFHVDGFVAALLGSLVITLVGVLLNVVLPDKAEIR, from the coding sequence ATGAAGAACTTGATCATCAAGCTGCTGGCCAACGCGGTCGCGCTGGCCGTCGCCAGCTGGGTCGTCGGCGGGATCACCCTGGAGGGCTCGACCACGGGCCGCCGGGTGCTGACGCTGCTGATCGTCGCGGCCATCTTCGGCGTCGTGAACGCGGTGGTGAAGCCGGTCGCGAAGCTGCTGTCGCTGCCGTTCATCATTCTCACGCTGGGCCTGCTGATCTTCGTGATCAACGCCCTGATGCTGCTGCTGACGTCGTGGATCACCGGCAAGCTCGACGTGCAGTTCCACGTCGACGGCTTCGTCGCCGCGCTGCTCGGCTCGCTGGTGATCACCCTGGTCGGCGTACTGCTGAACGTGGTGCTGCCCGACAAGGCGGAGATCCGCTGA
- a CDS encoding alpha-ketoacid dehydrogenase subunit beta — MTKISLGKGINKGLRAAMENDSKVLVMGEDIGKLGGVFRVTEGLQKDFGEDRVIDTPLAESGIIGTAVGLALRGYRPVCEIQFDGFVFPAYDQIINQVAKMHYRSMGKLRMPIVIRIPFGGGIGAVEHHSESPETLFAHVAGLKVVACGDPVDAYWMIQQAISSDDPVIFFEPKRRYHEKAELDESVPPAYPLHQAKVVREGTDATLFCYGPMVKTCLQAAEAAVEDGRDLEVVDLRTISPLDLRTIFDSVKKTRRAVVVHEAPYSLGPGSEIAARVTEECFYHLEAPVLRVTGYDTPYPPSRMEEEYLPDLDRVLDGVDRVMGY; from the coding sequence ATGACCAAGATCAGTCTCGGCAAGGGCATCAACAAGGGCCTGCGGGCCGCGATGGAGAACGACTCCAAGGTGCTCGTGATGGGCGAGGACATCGGCAAGCTCGGCGGCGTCTTCCGGGTCACCGAGGGCCTGCAGAAGGACTTCGGCGAGGACCGGGTGATCGACACCCCGCTGGCCGAGTCCGGCATCATCGGCACCGCGGTCGGACTGGCCCTGCGCGGCTACCGGCCGGTCTGCGAGATCCAGTTCGACGGGTTCGTCTTCCCGGCGTACGACCAGATCATCAACCAGGTCGCCAAGATGCACTACCGGTCGATGGGCAAGCTGCGGATGCCGATCGTGATCCGGATCCCGTTCGGTGGCGGCATCGGCGCGGTCGAGCACCACTCGGAGTCGCCGGAGACGCTGTTCGCGCACGTCGCCGGGCTCAAGGTCGTCGCCTGCGGCGACCCGGTCGACGCGTACTGGATGATCCAGCAGGCGATCTCCTCCGACGACCCGGTGATCTTCTTCGAGCCCAAGCGGCGGTACCACGAGAAGGCGGAGCTGGACGAGTCCGTGCCGCCGGCGTACCCGCTGCACCAGGCCAAGGTGGTCCGCGAGGGCACCGACGCCACGCTGTTCTGCTACGGGCCGATGGTGAAGACCTGCCTGCAGGCGGCCGAGGCCGCGGTCGAGGACGGGCGCGACCTGGAGGTCGTCGACCTGCGCACGATCTCGCCGCTCGACCTGCGCACGATCTTCGACTCGGTCAAGAAGACCCGGCGCGCGGTCGTCGTGCACGAGGCGCCGTACTCGCTCGGCCCGGGCTCGGAGATCGCGGCGCGGGTCACGGAGGAGTGCTTCTACCACCTGGAGGCGCCGGTGCTCCGGGTCACCGGGTACGACACTCCCTACCCGCCGTCGCGGATGGAGGAGGAGTACCTGCCCGACCTGGACCGGGTGCTCGACGGTGTCGACCGGGTGATGGGGTACTGA
- a CDS encoding dimethylarginine dimethylaminohydrolase family protein → MGQPLRWGRRYLMVRPDHFRIDYVINPYMSTQDQPDPALTRRQWDALRQAIVDAGGSVEVLEQRPDSPDMVYAMNLGLATADGRAMLSHMRFEPRRHESLTAAEWFTGHGFALDRAGGDGVGPHFESGDAFVFGDSLVVGYGPRTEALALKHLATEWNLRVRGLRIAHEGMYHLDLPFCPVDSTHALVYPPAFDAASQAELAGIVPEPIVLTDDEAFAFSGNSVVVGETILMPACSPRLREILTGLGLRVVVLDLSEFHKGGGSARCLTNPLDFDLSGITVPGGDVILPA, encoded by the coding sequence ATGGGTCAGCCACTCCGGTGGGGTCGGCGGTATCTGATGGTCCGCCCGGACCATTTCCGGATCGACTACGTGATCAACCCGTACATGTCGACCCAGGACCAGCCGGACCCCGCGCTGACCCGCAGGCAGTGGGACGCACTGCGGCAGGCGATCGTCGACGCCGGCGGCTCGGTCGAGGTGCTGGAGCAGCGGCCGGACTCGCCGGACATGGTCTACGCGATGAACCTGGGGCTGGCCACCGCGGACGGCCGGGCGATGCTGTCGCACATGCGGTTCGAGCCGCGGCGGCACGAGTCGCTCACGGCGGCCGAGTGGTTCACCGGCCACGGGTTCGCGCTGGACCGGGCCGGCGGCGACGGTGTCGGGCCGCACTTCGAGTCCGGCGACGCGTTCGTGTTCGGCGACAGCCTGGTGGTCGGCTACGGGCCGCGCACCGAGGCGCTGGCCCTGAAGCACCTGGCCACCGAGTGGAACCTCCGGGTCCGCGGGCTGCGGATCGCGCACGAGGGCATGTACCACCTCGACCTGCCGTTCTGTCCGGTCGACAGCACGCACGCGCTGGTCTACCCGCCGGCCTTCGACGCGGCCAGCCAGGCCGAGCTGGCCGGCATCGTGCCGGAGCCGATCGTGCTGACCGACGACGAGGCGTTCGCGTTCAGCGGCAACTCGGTCGTGGTCGGCGAGACGATCCTGATGCCGGCCTGCTCGCCGCGGCTGCGGGAGATCCTGACCGGGCTCGGGCTGCGCGTGGTGGTGCTCGACCTGTCCGAGTTCCACAAGGGCGGTGGCTCGGCGCGGTGCCTGACGAACCCGCTCGATTTCGACCTTTCCGGGATCACCGTGCCCGGCGGGGACGTCATTCTGCCGGCCTGA
- a CDS encoding phage tail tip lysozyme, whose product MEGKALPALSAAGLILVLPLLIVLAMLLTSMGSIGQASACTPSQTAGKAFGWPTEKQEASQGWDDGENKHTGLDFDVPKGSKVMAAEDGTVVSVEGDWIKIKHQDDAVQTWYQFFESKSVRVGDEVTRGQEIGKSGEGDEDEPGESGEHLHFELRIRGGENGGGELVPRDPTNELGADSAESSSGCGCGTGGPLVGGNNQEKAFNFFASNGYSKEQAAGIVGNMIHESGVEPARLQSTPPGQITHASAARGSSLGWGIVQWTPAGKMINPSMEATGNDEAKVESLEWQLEFLAKQLLGEGPLPEGPAGDKLRAAGGVDEAAVAFGRYFERFAGSQDVNNPEYAERKATAREVFATFGDGAAAGGGGGCGAGNGDIVATAKMLAWDTPGHGKYKSDAKPEYQEAMPKWNGSTGTDEFSDCGVFVATVMRMSGADPDYPVRGTMIQEPYLRSSGKYDVFDNITEDELQPGDILIGPGHTYLYVGEFNGYNSASASLHGHVPEATNTYGIGTIFAAARLKNAPAPQSD is encoded by the coding sequence ATGGAGGGTAAGGCGCTGCCGGCGCTGAGCGCTGCCGGGCTCATTCTCGTCCTCCCGCTGCTGATCGTGCTGGCGATGCTGCTGACCTCGATGGGATCGATCGGCCAGGCCTCGGCCTGTACGCCGTCGCAGACCGCCGGCAAGGCGTTCGGCTGGCCCACCGAGAAGCAAGAGGCCTCGCAGGGCTGGGACGACGGTGAGAACAAGCACACCGGTCTGGACTTCGACGTCCCCAAGGGCAGCAAGGTGATGGCCGCCGAGGACGGCACGGTGGTCTCGGTCGAGGGCGACTGGATCAAGATCAAGCACCAGGACGACGCGGTCCAGACCTGGTACCAGTTCTTCGAGTCCAAGAGCGTGCGGGTCGGTGACGAGGTCACCCGCGGCCAGGAGATCGGCAAGTCCGGCGAGGGCGACGAGGACGAGCCGGGGGAGAGCGGCGAGCACCTGCACTTCGAGCTCCGGATCCGCGGCGGTGAGAACGGCGGCGGCGAGCTGGTGCCGCGGGACCCGACCAACGAGCTCGGCGCGGACAGCGCCGAGAGCTCGTCGGGCTGCGGTTGCGGCACCGGTGGTCCGCTGGTCGGCGGCAACAACCAGGAGAAGGCCTTCAACTTCTTCGCGTCGAACGGCTACAGCAAGGAGCAGGCCGCCGGCATCGTCGGCAACATGATCCACGAGTCGGGCGTCGAGCCGGCCCGGCTGCAGAGCACGCCGCCCGGCCAGATCACCCACGCCAGTGCGGCCCGCGGCAGCTCACTCGGCTGGGGCATCGTGCAGTGGACTCCGGCCGGCAAGATGATCAATCCGTCGATGGAGGCCACCGGCAACGACGAGGCCAAGGTCGAGTCGCTGGAGTGGCAGCTGGAGTTCCTGGCCAAGCAGCTGCTCGGCGAGGGGCCGCTGCCCGAAGGACCGGCCGGTGACAAGCTCCGGGCGGCCGGCGGGGTCGACGAGGCCGCTGTCGCCTTCGGCCGGTACTTCGAGCGGTTCGCCGGCTCGCAGGACGTGAACAACCCCGAGTACGCGGAGCGCAAGGCGACCGCCCGGGAGGTCTTCGCGACCTTCGGCGACGGCGCGGCCGCCGGTGGTGGTGGCGGCTGTGGCGCCGGCAACGGCGACATCGTCGCGACGGCGAAGATGCTGGCCTGGGACACCCCCGGCCACGGCAAGTACAAGTCCGACGCCAAGCCGGAGTACCAGGAGGCGATGCCGAAGTGGAACGGCTCGACCGGCACCGACGAGTTCTCCGACTGCGGGGTCTTCGTCGCGACGGTGATGCGGATGAGTGGCGCCGATCCGGACTACCCTGTCCGCGGCACCATGATCCAGGAGCCCTACCTGCGCAGCTCCGGCAAGTACGACGTGTTCGACAACATCACCGAGGACGAGCTGCAGCCGGGTGACATCCTGATCGGACCGGGGCACACGTACCTGTACGTGGGCGAGTTCAACGGGTACAACTCGGCCTCCGCCTCGCTGCACGGGCACGTGCCCGAGGCGACGAACACGTACGGCATCGGGACCATCTTCGCCGCCGCCCGGTTGAAGAACGCGCCCGCCCCGCAGAGCGACTGA
- the hisC gene encoding histidinol-phosphate transaminase: protein MTAHDEVRFRSCLDDVAAYKPGRPPERTDGRPTYKLSSNENPYPPLPGVLAAATAAAESMNRYPDMGAVDLLEALSERFGVPQSDLAVGTGSVAVLYHLLQAACDPGDEVVYAWRSFEAYPIAVQLTGATSVRVPLTEDARHDFKAMEAALTDRTKVVLICTPNNPTGPVVRRDELLAFLDVVPRTVLVVLDEAYREFVREPETVDGAELYRDRPNVVVLRTFSKAYGLAGFRIGYAIGHPPVVAAIRKCALPFGVSHVAQAAAIASLRAEPELLERVDALVAERDRVVGELRAAGWDVPETHANFVWMPLGEQTVAFAEAVQAEGVSVRPFPGEGARVSIGEREANDLFLAVARDWRKQPST from the coding sequence ATGACCGCACACGATGAGGTCCGCTTCCGCTCCTGCCTGGACGACGTCGCGGCGTACAAGCCGGGTCGTCCGCCGGAGCGCACCGACGGCCGCCCGACGTACAAGTTGTCCAGCAACGAGAACCCGTACCCGCCGCTGCCGGGGGTGCTGGCCGCCGCGACGGCCGCCGCGGAGAGCATGAACCGCTACCCGGACATGGGTGCGGTCGACCTGCTCGAGGCGCTGTCCGAGCGGTTCGGCGTGCCGCAGAGCGACCTCGCGGTCGGCACCGGGTCGGTCGCGGTGCTCTACCACCTGCTGCAGGCGGCGTGCGATCCGGGCGACGAGGTGGTGTACGCCTGGCGGTCCTTCGAGGCCTATCCGATCGCCGTCCAGCTGACCGGCGCGACCTCGGTCCGGGTACCGCTGACCGAGGACGCCCGGCACGACTTCAAGGCGATGGAGGCGGCGCTGACCGACCGCACCAAGGTCGTGCTGATCTGTACGCCGAACAACCCGACCGGTCCGGTGGTCCGTCGCGACGAGCTGCTCGCCTTTCTCGACGTGGTGCCGCGTACCGTGCTGGTGGTGCTCGACGAGGCGTACCGGGAGTTCGTGCGCGAGCCGGAGACGGTCGACGGCGCCGAGCTGTACCGGGACCGGCCGAACGTGGTCGTGCTGCGGACCTTCTCGAAGGCCTACGGGCTGGCGGGATTCCGGATCGGCTACGCGATCGGGCACCCGCCGGTGGTCGCGGCGATCCGCAAGTGCGCGCTGCCGTTCGGTGTGAGCCACGTCGCGCAGGCGGCGGCGATCGCTTCGCTGCGGGCCGAGCCCGAGCTGCTCGAGCGGGTGGACGCGCTCGTCGCAGAGCGGGACCGGGTGGTCGGCGAGCTGCGGGCGGCGGGCTGGGACGTGCCGGAGACGCACGCCAACTTCGTCTGGATGCCGCTCGGTGAGCAGACCGTGGCGTTCGCGGAGGCGGTCCAGGCCGAGGGGGTGTCGGTTCGCCCGTTCCCCGGCGAGGGGGCCCGGGTGTCGATCGGCGAGCGGGAAGCGAACGACCTGTTCCTCGCCGTCGCTCGCGACTGGCGCAAACAACCCTCGACCTGA
- a CDS encoding phytase — translation MRSTSVLLAGALAAVTALPAAVLPAAARPNPERGAGVQELVSVRAAVETAPNWDDEAGGDADADDPAIWVDAVRPERSVVLGTLKNGGLTVVDLAGRQLQHVGTPPAPAPGREPGRFNNVDLVQNVRLGGRVRDLAVVTDRGRDQLRVYAVDRRGAGAGNKVLADVTSPNAPLVFSKDTAEVQDQRTAYGVAVIADPAGPLVAVSRRSETRIGLFRLVTDGPNISYRPVTHWDFPASFELRDGSTWSPCADPGDRPQFEGMVFDRTTRTLYAAQEDVGIWRIPPHGRPQLVEKVREFGQPAEYDESTEECVPTGPPALDAGQHLSADAEGLTIAYRHGTRTLYASSQGDSTFAVYRLDARGLSHRAGFQVADGPATDGVQHSDGAAVSTRSLGARFPHGLLAVHDGENTPGDGDREGTNFKLVRLEQVP, via the coding sequence ATGCGATCCACCAGCGTCCTGCTGGCCGGTGCCTTGGCGGCCGTCACCGCCTTGCCTGCCGCTGTTCTGCCCGCCGCCGCCCGGCCGAACCCCGAGCGCGGTGCCGGAGTCCAGGAGCTGGTCTCGGTGCGGGCGGCGGTCGAGACCGCGCCCAACTGGGACGACGAGGCCGGCGGTGACGCGGACGCCGACGACCCGGCGATCTGGGTCGACGCGGTCCGGCCGGAGCGGTCCGTGGTGCTCGGCACGCTCAAGAACGGTGGCCTGACCGTCGTCGATCTCGCTGGACGGCAGCTCCAGCATGTCGGCACCCCGCCCGCCCCGGCGCCCGGCCGGGAACCCGGCCGGTTCAACAATGTCGACCTGGTCCAGAACGTGCGGCTCGGCGGCCGGGTCCGTGACCTCGCCGTCGTCACCGACCGCGGCCGCGACCAGCTCCGCGTGTACGCCGTCGACCGGCGCGGCGCCGGCGCAGGGAACAAGGTGCTCGCCGACGTCACCAGCCCGAACGCCCCGCTGGTGTTCAGCAAGGACACCGCCGAGGTCCAGGACCAGCGCACGGCGTACGGCGTCGCGGTGATCGCTGACCCGGCCGGACCGCTGGTCGCGGTCAGTCGGCGCAGCGAGACCCGGATCGGGCTCTTTCGCCTGGTCACCGACGGACCGAACATCTCCTACCGGCCTGTCACCCACTGGGACTTCCCCGCGTCCTTCGAGCTCCGTGACGGCAGCACCTGGTCACCGTGCGCCGACCCGGGCGACCGGCCGCAGTTCGAGGGCATGGTCTTCGACCGGACCACCCGCACCCTGTACGCCGCGCAGGAGGACGTCGGCATCTGGCGGATCCCGCCGCACGGCCGGCCGCAGCTGGTGGAGAAGGTGCGCGAGTTCGGTCAGCCCGCGGAGTACGACGAGAGCACCGAGGAGTGCGTTCCGACCGGGCCGCCCGCCCTGGACGCGGGACAGCACCTGAGCGCAGACGCCGAAGGCCTGACGATCGCCTACCGGCACGGCACCCGGACGCTGTACGCGTCGAGCCAGGGCGACTCCACCTTCGCGGTCTACCGGCTCGACGCCCGCGGGCTCAGCCACCGGGCCGGGTTCCAGGTTGCCGACGGACCGGCGACGGACGGCGTACAGCACAGTGATGGAGCGGCGGTGTCCACACGGTCCCTGGGGGCGCGGTTCCCGCACGGTCTGCTCGCGGTGCATGACGGCGAGAACACGCCGGGCGACGGGGACCGGGAGGGGACCAATTTCAAGCTGGTCCGGCTTGAGCAGGTGCCCTGA
- a CDS encoding GntR family transcriptional regulator — protein MYERLRVDRSTTVDRVVDALRAALFAGDLEPGTPLREQPLAEALGVARSTVREAMTMLVTEGLAVREPNKGVSVAILHPDAVADICRARFVLESAGIKAWFDADEAARERVRAAMREFAATAKDGADPEAMTETHLAIHRSLVALTGSARLIATADSITGEARLALARVDALRQDARQQVASHRKLVRLLERGELDECVDELRRHLAGAEESLLEAIATPPS, from the coding sequence ATGTACGAACGGCTGCGGGTGGACCGCTCGACCACGGTGGACCGGGTCGTGGACGCGCTCCGGGCCGCCCTCTTCGCCGGCGACCTGGAACCGGGCACGCCGTTGCGCGAGCAGCCGCTGGCCGAGGCGCTCGGCGTCGCCCGCAGTACGGTGCGCGAGGCGATGACGATGCTGGTCACCGAGGGGCTGGCGGTCCGCGAGCCGAACAAGGGCGTCAGCGTGGCGATCCTGCACCCGGACGCGGTCGCCGACATCTGCCGGGCCCGGTTCGTGCTCGAGTCGGCCGGGATCAAGGCCTGGTTCGACGCCGACGAGGCGGCCCGGGAGCGGGTCCGGGCGGCGATGCGTGAGTTCGCCGCCACCGCCAAGGACGGCGCCGACCCGGAGGCGATGACCGAGACGCACCTGGCGATCCACCGCAGCCTGGTCGCGCTGACCGGCAGCGCCCGGCTGATCGCCACCGCCGACTCGATCACCGGCGAGGCCAGGCTCGCGCTCGCACGGGTGGACGCGCTGCGCCAGGACGCCCGGCAGCAGGTCGCCTCGCACCGCAAGCTCGTCCGGCTGCTGGAGCGGGGCGAGCTGGACGAGTGCGTCGACGAGCTGCGCCGCCACCTGGCCGGCGCCGAGGAGTCCCTGCTCGAAGCCATCGCCACCCCACCGTCCTGA
- the pdhA gene encoding pyruvate dehydrogenase (acetyl-transferring) E1 component subunit alpha has translation MSESVPGLAPEVFAPVEAPVSPPQASEEVEFVQLLTPEGERVEHPDFAFDLDDEAIKGFYRDMTIVRRIDTEATALQRQGELGLWASLLGQEAAQIGSGRALNAKDMVFPTYREHGVAYCQGVDPLNLLGLFRGVDQGAWDPRDNNFHLYTIVIGAQTLHATGYAMGQQRDHAVGDPDTGEATIAYFGDGASSQGDVNEAFIYASVFNAPVVFFCQNNQWAISEPIDRQTRIPLYQRAAGFGFPGVRVDGNDVLATYAVTQQALKRAREGSGPTLVEAYTYRMGAHTTSDDPTKYRLSEDLEYWKLKDPIERVKAYLARSAGVGQDFFAEVEAEADQVAAELRRGCLAMPDPTMTDFFQHAYVDMPDELAVQRDQYAAYAASFGADSEGEG, from the coding sequence GTGAGTGAGTCGGTGCCGGGCCTGGCCCCGGAAGTGTTCGCGCCCGTCGAGGCGCCGGTGAGTCCGCCACAGGCCTCCGAGGAGGTCGAGTTCGTCCAGCTGCTGACGCCCGAAGGTGAGCGCGTCGAGCACCCGGACTTCGCGTTCGACCTCGACGACGAGGCGATCAAGGGCTTCTACCGGGACATGACCATCGTTCGCCGGATCGACACCGAGGCGACCGCGCTGCAGCGCCAGGGCGAGCTGGGCCTGTGGGCTTCGCTGCTCGGCCAGGAGGCGGCCCAGATCGGTTCCGGCCGCGCGCTCAACGCCAAGGACATGGTCTTCCCGACCTACCGCGAGCACGGCGTCGCGTACTGCCAGGGTGTCGACCCGCTGAACCTGCTCGGCCTGTTCCGCGGCGTCGACCAGGGCGCCTGGGACCCCCGGGACAACAACTTCCACCTCTACACGATCGTGATCGGCGCCCAGACGCTGCACGCGACCGGGTACGCGATGGGCCAGCAGCGCGACCACGCGGTCGGCGACCCGGACACCGGCGAGGCCACCATCGCGTACTTCGGCGACGGCGCCTCCAGCCAGGGCGACGTGAACGAGGCCTTCATCTACGCCTCGGTGTTCAACGCCCCGGTCGTCTTCTTCTGCCAGAACAACCAGTGGGCCATCTCCGAGCCGATCGACCGGCAGACCCGGATCCCGCTGTACCAGCGCGCGGCCGGCTTCGGCTTCCCCGGCGTCCGGGTCGACGGCAACGACGTGCTCGCGACGTACGCCGTCACCCAGCAGGCGCTGAAGCGGGCCCGGGAGGGAAGCGGCCCCACCCTGGTCGAGGCCTACACCTACCGGATGGGCGCGCACACCACCTCCGACGACCCGACCAAGTACCGGCTGTCCGAGGACCTGGAGTACTGGAAGCTCAAGGACCCGATCGAGCGGGTGAAGGCCTACCTGGCCCGGTCCGCCGGCGTCGGGCAGGACTTCTTCGCCGAGGTCGAGGCGGAGGCCGACCAGGTCGCCGCCGAGCTGCGCCGGGGCTGCCTGGCGATGCCCGACCCGACGATGACCGACTTCTTCCAGCACGCCTACGTCGACATGCCGGACGAGCTGGCCGTCCAGCGCGACCAGTACGCCGCGTACGCCGCTTCGTTCGGCGCCGATTCAGAGGGCGAGGGCTGA